The proteins below come from a single Crossiella sp. CA-258035 genomic window:
- a CDS encoding NADP-dependent oxidoreductase → MKAIAFEEFGGPEVLRLQELPDPILGPENSLVQVRAAGVNPVDFKIRQGHLRGVLPHHFPLIPGWDLAGVVTAVFPNVTEFAPGDEVFGYIRKDSVQHGAYAEQVAAPQRAIVRKPAGLDWVTAGALPLVGLTALQALTAAGVGDGDTVLVHAAAGGVGHVAVQLARELGAKRVLGTASPRNHDYLRELGAEPVSYGEGLVERVAGLLGGDGKVDAVVDLVGGQALADSPRLVRDPARHSSIVGAEVLAQGGRYVFAQADRAQLTYLGDLAASGRLRVDIQQSFPLAEAAAAHRLLEQGHVRGKLVLTVG, encoded by the coding sequence GTGAAGGCAATCGCGTTCGAGGAGTTCGGCGGACCAGAGGTGCTGCGCCTCCAGGAGCTGCCGGACCCGATCCTCGGTCCGGAGAACTCACTGGTCCAGGTGCGTGCCGCGGGGGTGAACCCGGTGGACTTCAAGATCCGCCAGGGCCACCTGCGGGGCGTGCTGCCGCACCACTTCCCGCTCATCCCCGGCTGGGACCTCGCCGGGGTGGTGACCGCGGTGTTCCCCAACGTCACCGAGTTCGCCCCCGGTGACGAGGTCTTCGGCTACATCCGCAAGGACAGCGTGCAGCACGGCGCCTACGCCGAGCAGGTGGCCGCCCCGCAGCGCGCCATCGTGCGCAAGCCGGCCGGCCTGGACTGGGTGACCGCGGGCGCGCTGCCGCTGGTCGGGCTGACCGCGTTGCAGGCGCTGACCGCGGCCGGGGTCGGTGACGGCGACACCGTGCTGGTGCACGCCGCCGCGGGCGGGGTCGGGCACGTCGCGGTGCAGCTGGCCAGGGAGCTGGGCGCCAAGCGGGTGCTCGGCACCGCCTCCCCGCGCAACCACGACTACCTGCGCGAACTGGGCGCCGAACCGGTCAGCTACGGCGAGGGCCTGGTGGAGCGGGTGGCCGGGCTCCTCGGTGGCGACGGCAAGGTGGACGCGGTCGTCGACCTGGTCGGCGGCCAGGCCCTGGCCGACTCGCCGCGCCTGGTCAGGGACCCGGCCCGGCACTCCTCGATCGTCGGCGCCGAGGTGCTGGCCCAGGGCGGCCGGTACGTCTTCGCCCAGGCCGACCGGGCCCAGCTGACCTACCTCGGCGACCTGGCCGCGAGCGGGCGGCTGCGGGTGGACATCCAGCAGAGCTTCCCGCTGGCCGAAGCCGCCGCGGCGCACCGCCTCCTGGAGCAGGGGCACGTCCGCGGCAAGCTCGTCCTGACCGTCGGCTGA
- a CDS encoding DUF664 domain-containing protein: MISQADYLFFVDRALDGMTGILLGLGDELANRKPALPGANTPYQVLTHCLGVVEFWGGQVVAGREVRRDRTAEFTAAGPVAELVERTAAVRARFAADVAAAEFSAPVRREPPPHWRNYPGGISQGAALQHVYEELAQHHGQLEVTRDALLGG, translated from the coding sequence GTGATCAGTCAGGCGGACTACCTGTTCTTCGTCGACCGGGCACTGGACGGGATGACCGGCATCCTGCTCGGCCTCGGCGACGAGCTGGCCAACCGCAAGCCGGCGCTGCCCGGGGCGAACACGCCGTACCAGGTGCTCACCCACTGCCTGGGCGTGGTCGAGTTCTGGGGCGGGCAGGTGGTGGCCGGGCGGGAGGTGCGCCGGGACCGGACGGCGGAGTTCACCGCGGCCGGGCCGGTGGCCGAGCTGGTCGAGCGGACCGCGGCGGTGCGCGCCCGGTTCGCCGCCGACGTGGCCGCGGCCGAGTTCAGCGCGCCGGTCCGGCGGGAGCCGCCGCCGCACTGGCGGAACTACCCCGGCGGGATCAGCCAGGGCGCGGCGCTGCAGCACGTCTACGAGGAGCTGGCCCAGCACCACGGCCAGCTCGAGGTCACCAGGGATGCCCTGCTCGGCGGTTGA
- a CDS encoding DUF4279 domain-containing protein, with protein sequence MAIARASASLRLFSTKAAAAAVTEALDLEPTTSAERGEPIGKSISTPREQSMWLLESEAEPEEPLSAHLEWLLAELDGKLGTLAGLAGDYEVDVWCTVEATNGQGQLTFAPELTARLAGLPCPFSVDLYLSDAEDDEEEGEF encoded by the coding sequence GTGGCCATCGCCCGCGCCAGCGCGTCCCTGCGACTGTTCAGCACCAAGGCGGCCGCGGCCGCGGTCACCGAGGCCCTTGACCTGGAGCCGACCACCTCGGCCGAGCGCGGTGAGCCGATCGGCAAGAGCATCTCGACCCCTCGGGAGCAGTCCATGTGGCTGCTGGAGAGCGAGGCCGAGCCCGAGGAGCCGCTCTCGGCGCACCTGGAGTGGCTGCTGGCGGAGCTGGACGGAAAGCTCGGCACGCTCGCCGGGCTGGCCGGGGACTACGAGGTCGACGTGTGGTGCACGGTGGAGGCCACCAACGGCCAGGGCCAGCTCACCTTCGCCCCGGAGCTGACCGCCCGGCTGGCCGGCCTGCCCTGCCCGTTCTCGGTCGACCTGTACCTCTCCGACGCCGAGGACGACGAGGAAGAGGGCGAATTCTGA
- a CDS encoding helix-turn-helix domain-containing protein, giving the protein MAERDYLADCRARLAFDLMANTWNPVVLWALRHGPRRPVQLRREIGGIRTKVLTETLHRLAYNGLIARDSYREAPPRVEYRLTELGRSLLGPIEAFGAWAHQHGDEVMAAQESFEQLSG; this is encoded by the coding sequence ATGGCGGAGCGGGACTACCTGGCCGACTGCCGGGCGCGGCTGGCCTTCGACCTGATGGCCAACACCTGGAACCCGGTGGTGCTGTGGGCGCTGCGGCACGGGCCGCGGCGGCCGGTGCAGCTGCGCCGGGAGATCGGCGGCATCCGCACCAAGGTGCTCACCGAGACCCTGCACCGGCTCGCCTACAACGGCCTCATCGCCAGGGACAGCTACCGGGAGGCGCCGCCGCGGGTGGAGTACCGGCTGACCGAGCTGGGCCGCAGCCTGCTGGGGCCGATCGAGGCCTTCGGCGCGTGGGCACATCAGCACGGCGACGAGGTCATGGCGGCGCAGGAGAGCTTCGAGCAGCTCAGCGGTTAG
- a CDS encoding NAD(P)-binding domain-containing protein, whose product MELQPEGNTMRIGILGAGGMADALGTQWARQGHDLMIATRTNPAPLATRLGARTGDYAEAAAFGEVLLLAVPAAAALDVLTAADLPPGRTVIDCANPVGPDWTLTTDGASLAEQLATTGAHVVKAFNLCHVDIWRMTPPAFAARPVLVPLCGDHPESLDRAGSLVRDLGCTPVVAGPLSRAALLEATAAFAIGLWMNGADAQAMLPPLG is encoded by the coding sequence GTGGAACTCCAACCGGAAGGCAACACGATGCGCATCGGCATCCTCGGCGCGGGCGGCATGGCCGACGCCCTCGGCACCCAGTGGGCCCGCCAGGGCCACGACCTGATGATCGCCACCCGCACCAACCCGGCCCCGCTGGCCACCCGCCTGGGCGCTCGCACCGGCGACTACGCCGAGGCCGCCGCCTTCGGCGAGGTCCTGCTGCTGGCCGTGCCGGCCGCCGCGGCCCTGGACGTGCTGACCGCGGCCGACCTGCCACCGGGTCGCACCGTGATCGACTGCGCCAACCCGGTCGGCCCGGACTGGACCCTCACCACCGACGGCGCCTCCCTGGCCGAACAGCTCGCCACCACGGGCGCCCACGTGGTGAAGGCCTTCAACCTGTGCCACGTCGACATCTGGCGAATGACCCCACCGGCCTTCGCCGCCCGCCCGGTCCTGGTCCCCCTGTGCGGCGACCACCCGGAGTCCCTGGACCGGGCCGGGAGCCTGGTCCGGGACCTGGGCTGCACGCCGGTGGTGGCCGGCCCACTGTCCAGGGCCGCCCTGCTGGAGGCCACCGCCGCCTTCGCCATCGGCCTGTGGATGAACGGCGCGGACGCCCAGGCCATGCTGCCGCCTCTGGGCTGA
- a CDS encoding Sir2 family NAD-dependent protein deacetylase, whose product MSELRPDWARGVRRIAVLTGAGISTDSGIPDYRGPDGIWTRDPELANLFTLENFLTDQDIRHRFWQRYLDHPAWRARPNPAHQALADLSGGPAVRVLTQNIDGLHQRAGVPARKVLELHGSMHQTVCCGCAATTPTPEVLDRVRAGETDPSCVDCGGILKLAVILFGQQLDSEVIGKARAVAAASEVFLAVGSSLQVEPAASLCAVAVRGGAKLVVVNAAPTPYDEHAVEVIREPIGEVLPRICRDLLAG is encoded by the coding sequence ATGAGCGAGCTGCGACCGGACTGGGCGCGCGGGGTGCGCCGAATCGCCGTGCTGACCGGCGCGGGCATCTCCACCGACTCCGGCATCCCCGACTACCGCGGCCCCGACGGCATCTGGACCCGCGACCCCGAGCTCGCCAACCTGTTCACCCTGGAGAACTTCCTCACCGACCAGGACATCCGCCACCGCTTCTGGCAGCGCTACCTGGACCACCCGGCCTGGCGCGCCCGGCCCAACCCAGCCCACCAGGCCCTCGCCGACCTGTCGGGCGGCCCCGCCGTCCGAGTCCTGACCCAGAACATCGACGGCCTGCACCAGCGCGCCGGGGTACCGGCTCGCAAGGTGCTCGAACTGCACGGCAGCATGCACCAGACCGTCTGCTGTGGTTGCGCCGCAACGACTCCCACGCCCGAGGTGCTGGACCGGGTCCGCGCAGGCGAGACTGATCCGTCCTGTGTGGACTGTGGCGGGATCCTGAAGCTGGCGGTGATCCTGTTCGGGCAGCAGCTGGACAGCGAGGTCATCGGCAAGGCCCGCGCGGTGGCGGCGGCGAGCGAGGTGTTCCTGGCGGTGGGCAGCTCGCTGCAGGTGGAGCCGGCGGCCTCGTTGTGCGCGGTGGCGGTGCGCGGCGGGGCGAAGCTGGTGGTGGTGAACGCGGCGCCGACGCCGTATGACGAGCACGCGGTCGAGGTGATCCGGGAGCCGATCGGGGAGGTGCTGCCCCGCATCTGCCGGGACCTGTTGGCTGGGTAG
- a CDS encoding ribonuclease D: MPDPEIVEVDINEWQLRALTSAGLVACDIETTGLDWATDQIATCQIHSPMTGTFVARIGVNSPSNLCQLIADPTTKKIFHHAPFDLRFMVSKWGVKPANIACTKVASRLLDPYGDKSTHSLQSLLDRILGVQISKDQRLSNWQAVELSAEQLAYAAADVEYLIPLYKSLSSRLNKSGLSDLFAKCCSFLPTHVDLQVRRWPDVFAH; this comes from the coding sequence ATGCCTGATCCTGAAATTGTAGAGGTAGATATCAACGAATGGCAGCTTAGAGCACTCACCAGCGCTGGATTGGTCGCTTGCGATATTGAAACAACCGGACTCGACTGGGCGACCGATCAGATTGCAACATGCCAAATCCATTCACCCATGACGGGAACTTTCGTCGCCCGAATCGGAGTCAATTCCCCATCCAACCTATGCCAACTGATCGCCGACCCCACCACGAAGAAGATCTTTCACCATGCGCCTTTCGATCTTCGCTTCATGGTAAGCAAGTGGGGCGTGAAGCCTGCCAATATCGCGTGCACAAAGGTAGCCTCCAGACTTCTCGATCCATATGGCGACAAGTCGACACACAGCCTTCAGTCGTTACTTGACAGAATTCTCGGCGTTCAAATCAGCAAAGATCAGAGGCTTAGCAATTGGCAAGCGGTCGAATTGTCGGCCGAACAGCTTGCTTACGCAGCCGCTGACGTCGAGTACTTAATTCCACTATACAAATCTCTGTCTTCCAGGCTTAACAAATCAGGCCTGAGTGATTTATTTGCGAAGTGCTGCTCCTTTCTGCCAACGCATGTGGATCTCCAGGTCCGCCGCTGGCCGGACGTATTCGCACACTAG
- a CDS encoding NUDIX domain-containing protein produces MARVDYFHDPNAPKANSIAVAVSAFVQDESGRLLMIRRTDNDFYSIPGGQLELGETLTEATIRELDEETGIIVDIVELVGIYSNPNHIVAYSDGEVRQEFSICFRANPVGGTLRTSSESKEVCWVTREEVGSLNIHPSIRLRIEHGFSNRDSPYYT; encoded by the coding sequence GTGGCACGCGTCGACTACTTCCACGACCCCAATGCCCCGAAGGCCAACAGCATCGCCGTCGCCGTCAGCGCCTTCGTCCAAGACGAATCTGGACGACTCCTGATGATCCGCCGCACCGACAATGATTTCTACTCCATCCCTGGTGGACAACTCGAACTCGGGGAGACTCTCACCGAAGCCACAATTCGCGAACTCGATGAAGAGACAGGGATTATCGTAGACATCGTAGAGCTAGTCGGAATTTATTCAAACCCCAATCATATTGTCGCCTACAGTGACGGAGAGGTCCGACAGGAGTTCTCCATCTGCTTTCGCGCCAATCCTGTCGGTGGAACTCTACGCACAAGTAGCGAATCCAAGGAAGTTTGCTGGGTCACCAGAGAAGAAGTAGGCAGCCTTAACATACATCCTTCAATTCGACTTCGGATTGAACACGGTTTCTCCAATCGAGACTCTCCTTACTACACATAG
- a CDS encoding DUF5919 domain-containing protein, with protein MTPQPTLLKYLLRQRHLQGYRAFCKEYDRVAKKVDPDLRGKYPSKAQFYRWLSGELIGLPYPDHCRILEAMLPGHGIEALLSPHDPDTAPPIPQAPPAALPAAGAGTAPVIRPAATEVGEIVSTYPHRNAIPSELWDRLTANATGHVEVLVHAALFLTERPTFVRSLATKAAKGAKIRLLFGDPASPEVALRSDEEGLGAETLGGRIRNALAFYRPLQGVDGVEIRFHRTTLYNSIFRFDHEMIVNTHVYGFQGAHAPALHLRSQPTQGLFDIYAESFETVWNLSTPADF; from the coding sequence ATGACGCCGCAGCCCACACTGCTGAAGTACCTGCTCCGCCAGCGCCACTTGCAGGGCTACCGCGCCTTCTGCAAGGAGTACGACCGGGTGGCCAAGAAGGTCGACCCGGACCTGCGCGGCAAGTACCCGAGCAAGGCCCAGTTCTACCGCTGGCTCTCCGGCGAGCTGATCGGCCTGCCCTATCCGGACCACTGCCGCATTCTCGAAGCGATGCTGCCCGGCCACGGCATCGAAGCCCTGCTGTCACCCCACGACCCGGACACCGCACCACCCATCCCGCAGGCCCCGCCGGCCGCCCTCCCCGCCGCTGGCGCGGGCACCGCACCGGTGATCCGCCCCGCGGCCACCGAGGTCGGTGAGATCGTCTCCACCTACCCGCACCGCAACGCCATCCCGTCCGAGCTGTGGGACCGGCTGACCGCGAACGCGACCGGGCACGTAGAGGTCCTGGTCCACGCCGCGCTGTTCCTCACCGAGCGCCCCACCTTCGTACGCAGCCTGGCAACCAAGGCCGCCAAGGGCGCCAAGATCCGCCTGTTGTTCGGCGACCCGGCCAGCCCGGAGGTCGCACTTCGCAGCGACGAGGAGGGCCTGGGCGCAGAGACCCTTGGAGGCCGCATCCGCAATGCGCTGGCCTTCTACCGGCCGCTGCAAGGAGTGGACGGCGTGGAGATCCGGTTCCACCGGACCACGCTCTACAACTCGATCTTCCGTTTCGACCACGAGATGATCGTCAACACCCATGTGTATGGGTTCCAGGGAGCACACGCCCCAGCGCTGCACCTGCGGAGCCAGCCCACACAGGGACTGTTCGACATCTATGCCGAGAGCTTTGAGACCGTCTGGAACCTGTCCACGCCCGCAGACTTCTGA
- a CDS encoding FtsK/SpoIIIE domain-containing protein, translating into MAAFSRKPLAEPAALEITRPRLPWWTLLPGWAKLALLPVALVWSAGWLVVQAARIVGRYPVLVFGALVVWAGYRHLGGWYLGLFVALALIVLGWWAWGHRPSFERYCWCEVRTEWRRWSVYGWQWRSVMRLADLTKSVRGAEYRPKLGRVRADGWRDRVRVRMVKGQAPEQWELRASGLAHAFGATSCRVRVRKPGRLELDLVHRDPLVRPIPVPELAATDSAVDLKRLVVGRTESGRALTLRLLGNHLLIVGSTGAGKGSVMWSLLWAVAPAIRAGLVRLVGIDPKGGMELGQAPELFHRLAYTNDLEAVELLEGLAAELKDRAQRYRGQLRRWKPGNGEPFTLLVVDELADVIAYQTDKALRERAARAVQTIASQGRAPGFAVLGLVQDPRKEVVSFRHLFGSKVALRLDEAAQVDMVLGEGVRQRGAAAHEISEGTPGVAWVKEDGRREPVRARAFHVTDADLHRLVDYVTGRDAVHAEVLPFPGSGYDVDGEVAA; encoded by the coding sequence ATGGCCGCCTTCTCCCGCAAGCCCTTGGCTGAACCAGCCGCGTTGGAGATCACCCGGCCTCGGCTGCCCTGGTGGACGCTGCTGCCGGGCTGGGCAAAGCTCGCGCTGCTGCCCGTGGCGCTGGTGTGGTCGGCTGGCTGGCTCGTTGTGCAGGCGGCACGGATCGTCGGGCGCTACCCGGTGCTGGTGTTCGGCGCGCTGGTGGTCTGGGCTGGTTACCGGCACCTCGGCGGGTGGTACCTCGGGCTGTTCGTCGCCCTGGCCCTCATCGTGCTCGGCTGGTGGGCCTGGGGACATCGGCCCTCGTTCGAGCGCTACTGCTGGTGTGAGGTCCGGACCGAGTGGCGGCGTTGGTCGGTCTACGGGTGGCAATGGCGTTCGGTGATGCGGCTGGCTGATCTCACGAAGTCGGTGCGGGGTGCGGAGTACCGGCCCAAGCTCGGCCGCGTCCGGGCTGATGGGTGGCGGGATCGGGTTCGGGTGCGGATGGTCAAGGGGCAGGCTCCGGAGCAGTGGGAGCTGCGGGCCTCCGGCCTGGCGCATGCCTTCGGGGCGACCTCCTGCCGGGTGCGGGTGCGCAAGCCCGGCCGGCTGGAACTGGACCTGGTGCACCGTGACCCGCTGGTCCGGCCCATCCCGGTGCCGGAACTTGCGGCCACGGATTCCGCGGTTGACCTCAAGCGCCTTGTTGTCGGGCGGACGGAGAGCGGGCGGGCGTTGACGCTGCGGCTGCTGGGCAACCACCTGCTGATCGTGGGTTCGACCGGGGCGGGCAAGGGCTCGGTCATGTGGTCGCTGCTCTGGGCCGTGGCCCCGGCGATCCGGGCCGGGCTGGTGCGCTTGGTGGGCATCGACCCCAAGGGCGGGATGGAGCTGGGGCAGGCTCCGGAGCTGTTCCACCGGCTCGCCTACACCAACGACCTGGAAGCCGTGGAACTCCTGGAAGGGCTGGCGGCGGAGCTGAAGGACCGGGCACAGCGGTACCGGGGCCAGCTGCGGCGCTGGAAGCCCGGCAACGGGGAACCGTTCACCCTGCTCGTGGTCGACGAACTGGCCGACGTGATCGCCTACCAAACTGACAAAGCGCTGCGGGAACGTGCGGCGCGGGCGGTGCAGACCATCGCCTCCCAGGGCCGCGCACCCGGCTTCGCCGTCCTCGGCCTCGTCCAGGACCCGCGGAAGGAAGTCGTCTCCTTCCGGCACCTGTTCGGCTCCAAGGTCGCCTTGCGGCTGGATGAAGCCGCCCAGGTCGACATGGTCCTGGGCGAGGGCGTCCGGCAACGCGGGGCCGCTGCTCACGAGATCAGCGAGGGCACCCCGGGTGTGGCGTGGGTGAAGGAGGACGGGCGGCGGGAACCGGTGCGCGCCAGGGCCTTCCACGTCACCGATGCCGATCTACACCGGCTGGTCGACTACGTCACCGGACGCGACGCGGTGCACGCGGAAGTTCTGCCCTTCCCCGGCAGCGGCTACGACGTGGACGGGGAGGTGGCGGCGTGA